A segment of the Diachasmimorpha longicaudata isolate KC_UGA_2023 chromosome 5, iyDiaLong2, whole genome shotgun sequence genome:
aaattctgggcaaaaaaatggaaattctggacaaaaaaatggagaaacttTGAAATCAATCCTTAAAGTccaaaataatgaagaaaaaatggttaaaaaaaatgcaacgACTGAAGAACCTCCAAATGCAATAACCAAAGTCCAAAAAACTCGTCAAATTATCACCGAAAAAATGGAATCACCATTGGAAGGGGTACGTACACAGTGTGAAGTTCCTCCCGTGCCTGAATCACTTCACGAGCCATTGCCATCATCGCCAAGCATGAGCACtctgaaattattaaaatctagATTCTCAAGCATGATGTCAAGATTTCCATTGTCGAAGTCCATGATAATGGGAGTAAGTGAGAAGCCAGATTCCCTCGCTACTAATAAAAATTCGAAAGACGCGAGCAAAgaagacaaaatttttaacgCTTTTACTGATGCTCCAGGCTCTGTGTTATCGGCTACTGTTAATGGCACAGATGACGGGACTTTTTTGGTGATAAGTCCACCGGAGGACTTTGGCGACGACACAAAACCTCGCGACTTTCGCGTTTTGGGGAGGAAAGAACATGATGAACCTGAGAATTTAAGCTTTGAGAGTGATTTTACGGGTGCAGGGCAGGTCAAGGTCATGCGAAGTACTATTTACATTCAGCCTTTGTGTTTTTCTAAGGGAAGACAACATCGGGAAGACGATGTTATAGGAAACAGGAGTGTTTCTGATGTTGAGGAAGAAATAAAAGATCgaggaagaaatgaaaaaatgggggaaattGCGCGCGAGATGGAAAAGGACGAGGCGAAAGTGGAGGGTGACGTGAAGACTGCTGAAGAGAGCGAATTGCCTGAGGAGTTCTTCGATAGTCTGGAAGAGTTCGTGACCCAGGAAGTAGTTCAggaagttttaaaaaatgttgacgTCGAAGGAGATGGGAATTACTGGGGAGAGAATTCTGGTGAGGGAATGGCACCGGAGACTTTTGAGCTGATGATCAGAGAGCCTCCTGCGATAACTGTAAACGACGCGGCGCCGATACTGGGGTCGCCGGTGGTCCAAGGGTCCCTGAGGATGAACTTGGTGCGATCGGGAGAGGGACAGCAATTGGTGGCACGTGATTCTGGTGTAAATGACGGTGATCCTGCGGCGGTTCCTGTGGAGGAATTTTTGCAGGGAAAATCGAGAAATATTGGAGACAAAGAGGACGTTCAGAGAGGCGGTAAGAACTTGAATACGAAGAGAACGATGAAGAGGATGAAGTCCCCGGTGAAGCGGGGGTACGCCAGGAGAATTCCTGGGGTGAGGTCCGCCAGaaaatcgttttctccgcCGAAAAAGAATTTCGGGATTTGGATGAAGCGATCATCCAGGGGCGGAGAATCGATCGCAAGGACTTCCAGACCGATGGCTCCTGAGAACAATAGAGTggagacaaaaaatattggtAATGGGATTGTGGGAGGGGAGATAAGATCGACGAAAACTTCtgcggaaaatgaaaaaaattctgtagaCATTTGTGAGGGGAGGATTTCGGTACAAAAATCtggcgaaaaaggaaaagtcGCAGAGGAAGATTCAGTGGAAGAAGAAGATCATCCAGAAGGAGATAAAATTACATTACAAACAGCAATGGAACATAAAAAGAATTTCGAAAATAGAAATTTACAAAAACCTCtggtgaaaatgttgaatgaaAGAGAAGAATCTTGCGAAAATAcaagtttatcaaaaaaatccgTTGAAACAGAAAAAGTTCCTCCAATTCGTGCTGAAGAAATAATTGTGGAAAGAGAAGAAAATGGGTTCGCGCAAGAATGTGACAATAAAGAAATTCCCGAAAAGATAACTTCAAAAACCTCAACTGAAGAAGAAAATACTTCAGGTAAAATTCCCATCcaaaaggagaaaaatccacaagaggaaaaatcgcgatttaaaatgaaaatgaaaccaACAAatcatttagaaaaaaaattagatatcGGTTTTGCACAAAAAAACCCTgtcaaagaagaaaaaattcaacaagaaAAGAAGCCgctattgaaaatgaaaatggaatCAAGAAATACATCtgacaaaaaaatagaaattgacTTAAAGTCTAAGTGTGAGACTGACTCGTTGCAAACATCAGTTCACATAAATACCCTGCTCGTAAATGACCCTAAAGTGAAGCCGGAGGATAAAGGACTAAGCCTCCTCGACAGGCTTCGAAAATCTCCGTCGAAAATTCCGGTTTACCAGAAGAAACCTCAAACGATTTCGGTAACGAgtcaaaaaatcatcgaagtGAGTTCCTCGAAGCCGGCGAGGGCGGAGATAACGCCTCCTGTTCGTGCTATTCCAGTATTATCCCCCATAACTGCTGCAGTAAATGTAGCTCAAGCCCTGGAAAGCCCTCCAAATCCTTCGCCTGCAACGGGTGTTTCGGCTCTCCAAGAGGAAGAAACTGCAGGAAAACTAAATCCAGAGAAGCAGGAAAATACTTCAAAAGAGGAAATGAAAACGAAAGCAACCGAGGAACCGGGAAAAACGCTTGACAAATCGGTAGGAAAAGCAGAAGAATCGCAGCATTCCGAGCCAATTGTCTCTTCAGATTCCGAAGAGGAAacggaagaagaagaagaagaagaagaagaaatcgCAGGAGATGAAGTTTCTGAAGAGGAGGTTGAGCTCGAAGGAAGTTCAGACGAGGAGGTGATCGAAATTGTGGAGGAGGAAATAACTTACTCCAGCAATTCCTCCTCCTCGGGCTCTCAGAAGATCCCAACAGTCCTCGAGAGGCGTTCGTCCTCAACGGAGGAGCTGACAGGAGCTGAGCTGATGCTGCAAATGACTCTAGACCGAATAAAAGCGGAGCTATCCAACTCGGAATTCGACGAGGATGAGGACGAAGGGATGATGATGAATTCCAGTGATGACGATGAAATCTCGGATATCCCCGACTACAGTCCCTCGAGGAATTCGATGATTGGTAAATCCCCGGAGCCACCGCCACCTCTGTCTCAGACTCCAGGAGAAAACGACGATCAAGAGATTATCGTCAACATTAAACTAGACCCCAAAGCCACGATAACATCAGCTGTAGAACCAGAGGTGGTGGCAGAGCACACGGTGATCCCCAGAAAGCGTTTCTCAATTGTTGCGAGTTATGTGCAACAATTCGAAGGGGAAACACCAAAACGCGAGAGACGAAACTCGAGGGATGTCTCGGGGGACGTTCAGAAACGTGAGAGGTCGACGGTTAGTGAGAGGGAGGTCAGTAcaataagagaaaaaattatttttgccaaatattcatttgtctgggagaaatatttatttttgcaaaatattatttcttcgATCCCGCCATTGCCCGGggccagggggggggggtaattaGGTTGAAATTATGACAATCTAGTAATCTTGGGGATAATGATGTTGTACATGACCTTGAATGAATTGCGTTGACCCTCGAACCGTCGCGTCTTGACACGAGTgccgtcatttttattattttcttaataTACACTAAACCATTATAATTGTGAATTACAAACTAGCTATTCAGCAGTTATTAATATATCATATTCGCATAAAACATGGTTTTAGGTTTTTACATTCGcagcatatttttttattcattttttaatggagtgAAGTTATTGAATATTATCGTTTGATAAAAATCGTGAGGTCTTCTGACGATTTCTCGATTCTTCAGAGAACAGCGAGACGCTTGTTGGCAGAAGGTAAAGTCTCCAGCTATGACGAGGCAGAAATTGCTGCTAGTCTAATCACCTTAAAGTTCGGAGACGATGAGGCTGTTCATGCAGCCAAAGAGTGCGGGAGTGTGGAGTCAGCTATTGCTTTTCTTCAACAAGAATGCGAATTGTGCACTGGAAGATTCGCCGTCAATCAGGTAGGCAGAAAAAATTGcacaaaattgataatttaattgattgattgattggtttataaaaattttctaaatctTGAAAAACAGTCTACACAATTTCCTTGAATTTCGATTAAAATATTCTGTAAGAAAGTGAACGGAGTTTGGTTTTTCTTTGCACTTAAAtttggcaataaaaaaaattatgtcgcATTTAATTAAATCGTTAAGGGGTTATCACAAACTTGTTTACGGTCTTTCAGATGATCTCGATGCTGAAGTGCATCCACAGGTGCTGCAACGACTGTGCGAAAAATTACTTTACGATCCAAATAAGCGATAGGAACATCATGGACGCTGTCTGTCCATTCTGCAAAGAGCCCGACCTGAAAGACGCGAATGAGGATGAAATTCTCGAGTACTTCAGTATTCTCGATATTCAACTGAAAAGCCTTCTCGATGCCCCCATTCACGAGCTCTTTCAGAGGAAATTGAGGGACAGAACGCTGATGCAGGATCCGAATTTCAAGTGGTGTGCACAGGTAACATAATACGATCTCCATCTATTTCATTATGCACTTCAATCCATTATTTACAgtccataaaaaatatgaatgcaTTGtttagaggggaaaaaaattctgaataggTACATACTTGTTCTTTAActgagaaaaatttgttgtttcAGTGCTCGAGTGGATTCTACGCAAATCCAAATCAAAAGCGGCTTATCTGCCCTGACTGTAGATCTGTGACCTGTGCATTCTGCAGAAGACCCGTGAGAAttgtcataaataaatttgcaataaaattaattctataattttttatggcgAGAACTCGTCCGATTCAATTCACTTTTATCAATGAAATCTGGCTCATGACAAAAATCTTCGTATGTCCCAGTGGGAGAAGCAACACGAGGGAATAACCTGCGACCAGTTCTCCGCCTGGAAAGACGAGAACGATCCGGACAATCAGGCAGCTGGTCTGGCCCAACATCTGGCTGACAATGGAATCGACTGCCCCAAGTGTAAATTCCGATATTCACTGTCTCGTGGAGGTGAGCCATTGAAACTCAAATACCATAATTTCCCTGACGATTAATTACTAATGTGCAATTTACCAAGGCTGCATGCACTTCACCTGCAACCAATGCAAGTACGAGTTTTGCTGCGGCTGCGGTAAGGCCTTCATGATGGGTGCGAAGTGTTCCACCAGTCCTTACTGCTCAAAGCTAGGCCTCCACGCCCATCACCCCCGCAATTGTCTCTTCTACCTGCGCGATAAAGAGCCCGCACAACTGCAGGAGCTCCTGAGGGAGAACAATATTGAATTTGACACGGACAATCCCAGCAACGATCAGAAGTGCAAGGTTCAGCTGCAGAAGGAGACGCCGACAGGTGTTGTCGATGCTGTTTGCAATTCTGATGTTGTGGAAAATCACGCGGGACTCTGCAGGTAATTAAATCAACGAGTTGACTGATgattaagatttttttattaattgttgaataattatttttgtgtgATAATaatcgaattcaatttttattttgcaattgtaagtttctgatatttatggtaaaaaaaattaaaaaataaattcattagtgTTTAttagtcatttattttttaaatgtattttttggatttttcatcctattaaaaaacaaagacaGGAATTAGATTAAAGTTGTTTTGGTTATTATCGAAGgatatttaacaattttccggagagatagattttttttcattttttcacttttttctcgATACCATTTCTGtctgttgaaaattgaataatcacgACTAATTAATACACAATTAACATAGTTCATGCGTAATAATTTCGAGACCGCGTTTTTcccaaaataatttaataaaattggaataattgACCTCTGCAACGAACTCTTCGTGACtaaatatctaaaaaaattgtaaataaatcaattgtgTTCAGGATTCACTACGTTGAATATCTCGTGCACAAAATACGTGTCTCAAAACTGGAACCACTGTCCCTACTGTCAATTGATGACCTTGAAACGTGTGTTAAACGTGCAGGTATCAGTTTACCACCAAATTGGTACAGACGAAATCCCGATGACTATAGAAAAGACTTGCTGAAGGTAAATCAATGATTGTTgagttattattaaaataccGGTGCTTTTCCCCGCAGGCAGCACTACGTTGAGTACCTGGCCGGCCTTGTGCTCAAGGCCAAATTGGATCCTGTGGAGATATTTGATTTGAACGAGGCCAAACAAGAGTTGCGCCGACGGGGAAAAGTGCCGCCTGCTAAAGCACAGGAAATGTCTGAGATGGATTACCTCAAAGTTTGCATTCAGGTGAACTGAATTGCTTTGTTAACTagctagagagagagagagagagagagggttcCAGAGAGCtcggatgatgatgatgataaaatgaataaagtgAAGAAATCTGTCTTTCACACACCTCAAAAACGCCTgaagaaagtgaaaattagaattttatcTTAAATTTTGGAAGAAAATGTTCAAATCTTatgaaaaaaagtttaaatCTCTGCGAACTCTTGCGTTAAAAGGTGTGTAAAATtcagacatttgttgtagctcCGTATTATtgagattttcttttttttcttcaggtgGTGCAAGAGGAGATTCCACTGGAGTGAAAATTCCAAACGCGAATGCTTCGGGATTATTTATATCCTCATTTTACCTATTCGATCGTTTATAACACAAATGTTTATATTAGAGAATAAAGAATGTGAAAAAAGTTGTAAAATATTACTAATAATTTCAGAATATTTCCTCAGGATTGCGATTTCTGCGGCAGTTAGCATGTCATATCGTCTTCAGTCGGCAAAATGTTCCTGTACAACTCCACGAATTGCTCGAGAGGACATAAGTTTGCGCATCCCGGAACGGTTATGCGCGTTTTCCTCGGGGGAATCCCCAGGTAATACCATATCTGCAAAGTAATGGGAGATGGAAATTCGAACAAATTTCTCTAGTAATCGTTCTGTTAACTGATCTCGACCGATTATTTTGTCCTGAAATCACCGGAAAACGCGAAGACAAATAAAAGTCTGGCGGTGCTGTTACTGGTCATCTTGCAGAGGGATCGCATGATCAAATTGGCTTTTCTCATTAATAAAACCACATTAATCACATCTAATGAATGAAACCATATTAATTACGTATAATTAATGATGTTTAGATTTTGGAAATTAGAGTTAATCAAAACCAACAAATTGTTTActgtaattagaaaaatcaatttgatcAGGCGATCCCTCTGGAAGACTCCCCTTCATTGGAATTTCTGGAGTTCTGTCGCCGttgaaaatgtaaattctTCGAATTAGCACTCACACTGATGTAATACTCAGTCTCGTCCTCCAGTAACTCAACAAAAATGGCGCTCGCATATTCCGGCACATGGGGTTGGTAGACACCGAGGGCATCAAGAAAAGACGTCAGATTTATTTCATGTCCACTCATCAGCATCATTCGCGGTTGAGAGGTCCAATTCCCCGTGGCAACTGCCAACATGTTGTCGGTGAAGGTCTTCAGGAGCATTCCTGGTGGAATAAACATTTGTACTGAAAATCAAGAGGAAAATccggaaagaaaaattcacgaaaaatcGGTCGGTTTTACCTATAACTACAAAACCTTCTTTTTAATTGCAGAActtttacgtaattttttaatgaatttttctttgtgtTTATTGCTGACCTCCATTTAACGTCTTCATCCTCTGATTCCAACTGTAGACTCGGTAGTTGAGAGTTGTACAATTTAATAGCGGCCCGTGGGGAAAAAGACCCGAGGTCCAGGGGGGTAGTTCGAGTCCCATGGAGTACAACCCCATTAAACCGTTGTAAAGGCCGTCGCAGTGCTTCGCGGAGACGATCGGCTTGCCGGACCATTCCGTGAGGTTCTTCATCATCTCGCGGTACTGACTGAGTTCTTGTTGCACCTCTGGGGAGTCTTCCACGAGTTTGAGTTCTCTCACAAATCTAGAcataataatttatacatgACATCTTGTCTTGTGACATTTTACTCGTAGGATAATCAATCTAGGGTTTTAAAAAGTGCTGAGAATTGGGGTAACATACTTTGGGCAGTAGTACGGATGCAAAAGGACATCTTCTTCCTGCGGATAGCTGATGACGACTGGCTGCCAGTTCAAATTCCAATTCCAATGTTGTTC
Coding sequences within it:
- the LOC135162601 gene encoding venom acid phosphatase Acph-1-like produces the protein MMRVSSCVIVLVFFVDFQIVLGLKYKFVNVIFRHGDRAPLNDDDEPFPTSPYLNSTFPPNGAGQLTNMGKKRVYDLGVYIRNQYSELLGDFYHPSVIITRSTNSDRTKMSLLATMAGLFPPASEQHWNWNLNWQPVVISYPQEEDVLLHPYYCPKFVRELKLVEDSPEVQQELSQYREMMKNLTEWSGKPIVSAKHCDGLYNGLMGLYSMGLELPPWTSGLFPHGPLLNCTTLNYRVYSWNQRMKTLNGGMLLKTFTDNMLAVATGNWTSQPRMMLMSGHEINLTSFLDALGVYQPHVPEYASAIFVELLEDETEYYISIWYYLGIPPRKTRITVPGCANLCPLEQFVELYRNILPTEDDMTC